One Legionella lansingensis genomic region harbors:
- the sidP gene encoding Dot/Icm T4SS effector PI-3-phosphatase SidP → MVHKTILRLAVGMELPGQLKANLREILGEFEIENYPAVPDLKRSYQRRIDSLEQAFTFILDTIPVLTEKKEALLSYAAWCRQFCSLPVGEVIPIQAYQDTLTRYTALLLNALVDNYPYEDKEGGKIHAAIELLNKAEQYVIMKKGRPDLATLIPIKLNDSIEFVLRWEEQLPPYSETTLQEFRTIKESSLSTPPGWFRKLPSVWQLYLHSCIPAYLLAAESNADVLNKIKMNLNDFDLQWSKIKHDHGLELEGDLISISKNEFPQWFTGLKKEHQQLLKIFCESGYSVPKIDGSFSEFNSRVREWKERSKESNPDIFNAEKLKKLRPLPYWFLVLEDYEQRFLRGVLRSAARVEDCISFVPSRLRRLPLVANLCQTNVFLLNDEGKKVKTYPPRLRSSHLASRDVRKLPIQVRELHAKRNLARIASFADADQALLIQTLISPVKFLEKQIPDYYLDQQRLQTIASFQKEYGQFIRSTNHPLNMDRYLHYTPANAPYCLAILDVADIILMTKSLPGIPLSWDANKIKHIVAEAFQDVLVKNKISSALSLPEHLDSEEQSIKDALSDLFRQNYELLLRTSDWQLLFASQLNLRKKAVEQEKSAEYAENLLDLQALAKEYQAVLNSSYGTATIFDYYGRELFLSSLENLLIGHANGKSYGSCVSGKDRREVVETHTIAMQLYRQLKGRWPSMSDSGTDRAEFVELVATLDVSRHGHEHAGQNADGSDGIKTPANYWPKDIAAAICKKQGKDALLNSDILATNNEVGRIGALDTLITPNYSNCLFSALSLSKRNRETVLSILAILCGEATFLRSKTWSISLFPINPMSRATKIPKAPIGFEAIKEILDCPGTDENALIHKLAQIYFDIGQRPKDNWLRATEIQRVYTALLNLCKDPKSAEEQIRVLDEIKGEIFRSNTQQFIY, encoded by the coding sequence ATGGTACACAAAACAATTTTGCGTCTAGCAGTAGGGATGGAGCTTCCCGGTCAACTAAAAGCGAATTTAAGGGAAATTCTTGGGGAGTTTGAAATTGAGAATTACCCTGCTGTACCAGATCTAAAGCGTAGTTATCAACGTCGGATAGACAGTCTTGAGCAAGCCTTTACATTTATATTGGATACCATTCCTGTCTTGACAGAAAAAAAAGAAGCTTTGCTGAGCTATGCGGCTTGGTGTCGCCAATTTTGTTCTTTGCCCGTAGGAGAGGTGATTCCCATCCAAGCTTACCAAGATACTCTGACAAGATATACAGCTCTACTCCTCAATGCTCTCGTGGATAACTATCCTTATGAAGACAAGGAAGGAGGCAAAATTCATGCTGCTATTGAGCTTTTAAACAAAGCTGAACAATACGTGATTATGAAGAAAGGGCGGCCGGATTTAGCCACGTTAATCCCCATAAAGTTGAATGATTCCATAGAATTTGTTTTGCGGTGGGAAGAGCAACTGCCTCCTTATTCTGAAACAACTTTGCAAGAATTTAGAACTATAAAAGAAAGTTCTTTATCAACTCCACCTGGCTGGTTTCGTAAATTACCTTCTGTATGGCAATTGTATCTTCATTCTTGTATCCCTGCTTATCTTTTAGCTGCTGAATCGAATGCTGACGTGCTTAACAAGATAAAAATGAATTTAAATGACTTTGATCTGCAATGGTCAAAGATAAAGCATGATCATGGTTTAGAGCTTGAGGGTGACTTGATATCCATCAGTAAGAATGAGTTTCCTCAGTGGTTTACTGGTTTAAAGAAGGAACATCAACAGTTGTTAAAAATCTTCTGTGAGTCAGGGTATAGTGTACCAAAAATTGATGGAAGCTTCAGCGAATTTAACAGTCGTGTTCGTGAGTGGAAAGAAAGGTCAAAGGAGTCAAATCCTGATATTTTTAATGCCGAGAAACTAAAAAAATTAAGACCACTCCCTTATTGGTTTTTAGTTTTAGAAGACTATGAGCAACGTTTTCTTAGAGGTGTACTACGAAGTGCCGCTCGTGTAGAAGATTGTATTTCATTTGTACCTAGCCGGTTGCGTAGACTGCCTTTAGTAGCCAATCTTTGCCAGACAAACGTTTTCTTGCTTAATGATGAAGGCAAAAAAGTCAAAACGTATCCTCCACGGTTACGTTCCAGTCATTTGGCTTCTCGTGATGTTAGGAAATTGCCTATCCAGGTTAGAGAACTTCATGCTAAACGAAATTTGGCAAGAATTGCTAGTTTTGCTGATGCTGATCAAGCTTTATTAATTCAAACGCTAATTAGCCCAGTCAAATTCCTCGAAAAGCAGATTCCGGACTATTATTTGGATCAACAGCGACTACAGACCATAGCCAGTTTTCAAAAAGAGTATGGTCAGTTTATTCGCTCGACGAATCATCCACTTAATATGGATAGATATCTGCATTACACACCAGCGAATGCTCCCTATTGCCTCGCTATTCTAGATGTCGCTGATATTATCCTGATGACTAAGTCATTGCCTGGGATTCCCTTGTCTTGGGATGCAAACAAAATTAAACACATTGTTGCGGAGGCTTTTCAGGATGTCCTGGTAAAAAATAAGATATCTTCAGCATTATCATTGCCTGAGCATCTGGATAGCGAAGAGCAAAGCATTAAAGACGCCTTATCGGATTTGTTCCGACAAAATTATGAATTACTATTACGCACAAGTGATTGGCAGTTGTTATTTGCTAGCCAATTAAATTTAAGAAAAAAGGCAGTTGAGCAGGAAAAATCTGCTGAGTATGCAGAAAATTTATTGGATTTGCAGGCCTTGGCTAAGGAGTATCAAGCTGTTTTAAACTCCTCTTACGGAACAGCGACTATTTTTGATTACTATGGTAGAGAGTTGTTTCTCAGTTCTTTAGAGAATTTACTGATAGGGCATGCAAATGGAAAGAGTTACGGCTCTTGTGTCAGTGGTAAAGATCGTAGAGAAGTTGTAGAAACACACACAATAGCCATGCAGCTTTATCGTCAACTAAAAGGTCGTTGGCCTAGTATGAGCGATTCTGGAACGGATAGGGCTGAGTTTGTTGAGCTAGTTGCAACCCTTGATGTCTCACGACATGGACATGAACATGCAGGCCAAAATGCAGATGGCTCTGACGGTATAAAAACTCCTGCAAATTACTGGCCGAAAGACATCGCTGCTGCTATTTGCAAAAAACAAGGGAAGGATGCTCTTCTGAATAGTGACATTTTGGCTACAAATAACGAAGTGGGACGCATAGGAGCGCTTGATACATTAATCACTCCGAACTATAGCAATTGTCTATTTTCGGCTCTCAGTTTATCTAAGAGAAACAGAGAGACAGTATTAAGTATCTTAGCTATTCTTTGTGGGGAAGCGACTTTTTTGCGTAGTAAAACCTGGAGTATCTCACTATTCCCTATTAATCCAATGTCTAGGGCGACGAAAATACCAAAGGCTCCTATTGGGTTTGAAGCGATTAAAGAAATTCTTGACTGCCCAGGTACCGATGAGAACGCTTTAATTCATAAACTTGCCCAAATTTATTTTGATATAGGGCAAAGACCAAAGGATAATTGGCTACGTGCAACAGAAATTCAGAGGGTCTACACAGCGCTTTTAAACTTATGTAAAGATCCAAAATCTGCCGAAGAGCAAATTAGGGTACTTGATGAGATAAAAGGAGAAATTTTTCGTTCCAATACCCAACAATTTATTTACTAA
- a CDS encoding sulfite exporter TauE/SafE family protein — MSEYLIFALIGFAAQLIDGGLGMGYGLISMTVLLAYGIAPPIASAGVHAAEVFTTGVSGLSHMMFKNIDLSLFRRLVIPGMLGGIAGSQLLTRIPTQIIKPFIMSYLLLMGIFILYKALRKTDLSEKIYNYIAYDLMKREKPAKKTPRLILLGVAGGFLDAAGGGGWGSIVSSTLLVQGEPPRYTIGSVNLAEFLLTLTISTSFFLTIGIKHWPIILSLVVGGGIAAPIAAYMVRILSTNLLMILVGSLIIILSLRSLATLS; from the coding sequence ATGAGTGAGTATTTGATTTTTGCCTTAATTGGATTTGCGGCACAGTTAATCGATGGTGGATTAGGCATGGGCTATGGTCTTATCAGTATGACTGTGCTTTTGGCATATGGTATTGCTCCTCCTATTGCCAGCGCGGGTGTGCATGCAGCGGAAGTCTTCACTACTGGTGTTTCTGGACTCTCACACATGATGTTCAAAAATATTGATCTTAGCCTTTTTCGTCGTTTAGTCATTCCTGGGATGCTTGGTGGTATCGCGGGTTCGCAGTTACTAACTCGTATACCAACTCAAATCATTAAACCTTTTATCATGTCTTACCTGTTGCTCATGGGTATTTTTATTCTCTATAAAGCACTTCGTAAGACGGATTTATCTGAAAAAATATATAACTACATAGCTTATGACTTGATGAAGCGGGAAAAGCCTGCAAAAAAAACACCACGCTTAATTCTATTGGGTGTGGCTGGTGGATTTTTGGATGCAGCCGGAGGAGGAGGTTGGGGGTCTATCGTTAGCTCGACGTTACTTGTGCAAGGTGAACCTCCTCGTTATACCATTGGTTCGGTTAATTTGGCGGAATTTTTGTTGACGCTTACCATCTCTACATCTTTCTTTCTGACGATTGGCATTAAGCACTGGCCAATCATTCTGAGTTTAGTTGTTGGTGGGGGAATAGCTGCTCCTATTGCTGCCTATATGGTTCGCATTTTGTCCACAAATCTATTAATGATATTAGTAGGTAGTTTAATCATTATTCTCAGCTTGAGATCCCTTGCCACACTGAGCTAG
- a CDS encoding SH2 domain-containing protein, whose amino-acid sequence MQDSGVVESMLEEDRTQQTEQSAPLGGDKDVGIEGPEKKRVGWDISKENLGKIFQREDKGQVIIFKKQISNRDTPLQDFIELLNTKPNGYWLLRESRVTGMISVSYKEKEQVKHTRFAFVGDHWEDVPGKDIETFLANASYEQLMRSNIADRCDDLLDKIFSLLPLTVDNIIVPTNSEASEEAAYLGYTSTHQPYAAPIEEEPKVIYNNPVDALQKVELILQQLISILKESDPAKKENINPSLAHLRKINTELTITPKDLMIQLSHAKAFAKGPHAEATAKLRDCFEEWLERCNLRDNLFCPVTQGLFEEPYYIVETGHVYDAAGIFDKGVLLSKCPLTQVPIERYPVHLNGYRRKLSHCLLQFFEALQLVKNLDCSLDKNDTEAQAPEAGKKGLRSSSFFTQNEDAEVKNEIGTSTNHSLPL is encoded by the coding sequence ATGCAAGACAGTGGGGTTGTGGAATCTATGTTGGAGGAAGACCGCACTCAACAGACAGAGCAATCGGCTCCCCTTGGTGGTGATAAAGATGTAGGAATAGAAGGACCGGAAAAAAAACGTGTGGGATGGGATATTTCTAAAGAGAACTTAGGGAAGATATTTCAGCGTGAAGATAAGGGGCAAGTCATTATTTTTAAAAAACAAATTAGTAATAGAGATACCCCCCTACAAGACTTTATAGAGCTACTCAACACTAAACCAAATGGCTATTGGTTACTTCGTGAAAGCCGAGTAACCGGGATGATTAGTGTCAGCTATAAAGAGAAAGAACAAGTTAAACATACACGATTTGCATTTGTTGGCGATCACTGGGAAGACGTTCCAGGAAAGGACATCGAGACATTTCTAGCTAACGCTTCTTATGAACAACTTATGCGAAGCAATATAGCGGACCGATGTGACGACTTACTCGACAAGATATTTTCTCTCTTACCTCTTACCGTAGACAATATTATTGTTCCTACTAATAGCGAAGCATCTGAGGAAGCCGCTTATTTAGGATATACGAGCACCCACCAACCTTATGCCGCCCCCATTGAAGAAGAACCCAAAGTAATTTATAACAACCCCGTTGATGCTTTACAGAAAGTGGAGCTTATATTGCAACAGCTAATCTCTATTCTGAAAGAAAGCGATCCTGCAAAAAAAGAAAACATCAATCCGTCGCTTGCACATCTGAGGAAAATTAACACTGAGCTAACAATCACTCCTAAGGACTTGATGATCCAACTAAGCCATGCAAAAGCATTCGCAAAAGGACCACACGCAGAGGCGACAGCAAAATTGCGCGATTGTTTTGAAGAGTGGCTTGAACGATGCAATCTTCGTGATAATCTTTTTTGCCCTGTCACTCAAGGGTTATTTGAGGAACCTTATTACATTGTAGAGACAGGACATGTCTATGATGCAGCAGGAATTTTTGATAAAGGTGTTTTACTTAGTAAATGCCCTCTGACTCAGGTACCTATTGAGAGGTATCCTGTGCACCTCAACGGCTATCGCAGAAAATTAAGTCATTGTTTGTTGCAATTTTTTGAAGCACTACAGCTGGTCAAAAATCTTGACTGCAGTTTAGATAAAAACGATACAGAAGCACAAGCTCCTGAGGCCGGTAAAAAAGGACTTCGATCATCTTCTTTCTTTACACAAAATGAAGACGCTGAAGTAAAAAATGAAATCGGTACAAGTACAAACCATTCTCTTCCTTTGTAA